The following proteins are co-located in the Purpureocillium takamizusanense chromosome 10, complete sequence genome:
- a CDS encoding uncharacterized protein (SECRETED:SignalP(1-16~SECRETED:cutsite=ALA-LP~SECRETED:prob=0.7922)) yields MKPLSVLALFAATALALPTGEKGGDKDVKQTYPPPPEKSGDNYPTPTKHEVEKTPTPPKHEDDKDKYPEPPKHDDDKDKYPDPPKHEDKNNTPTPPKHEDDKDKYPDPPKHEDKDKTPPPKHEEEKDKTPPPPKHEDDKDKYPQPPKHDDDNTTNPPKHDDKDKYPQPPKHDDDNTTNPPKHDDKDNYPPPQHEDKTTTLPKDDNSKDKTSTPPKHEDKEDKYPSLPKHDDDNAGDSPKGDEHDHNDNHTPPQHDDKTNTFPLPGHDHDESDKHDKDDSGLPLEDLKKLLGGLM; encoded by the coding sequence ATGAAGCCTCTCTCTGTTCTCGcgctcttcgccgccacTGCCCTGGCTCTCCCTACGGGAGAAAAGGGTGGTGACAAAGACGTTAAGCAAACGTACCCTCCGCCTCCCGAAAAGAGCGGAGACAACTACCCGACTCCCACGAAGCACGAGGTAGAGAAGACTCCGACACCTCCCAAgcacgaggacgacaaggacaagtaTCCCGAACCGCCGAagcatgacgacgacaaggacaagtaTCCCGATCCGCCAAAGCATGAGGACAAGAACAATACTCCGACACCACCCAAgcacgaggacgacaaggacaagtaTCCCGATCCGCCAAAGCATGAAGACAAGGACAAAACTCCTCCTCCGAAGCatgaggaggagaaggacaagacgccacctcctccaaagcacgaggacgacaaggacaagtaCCCTCAGCCCCCAAAGCATGATGAcgacaacaccaccaacccTCCCAAgcacgacgacaaggacaagtaCCCCCAGCCCCCGAagcacgatgacgacaacaccaccaacccTCCCAAgcacgacgacaaggacaatTATCCTCCGCCTCAGCATGAGGACAAGACCACCACCCTTCCCAAGGATGACAACTCCAAGGACAAGACCTCGACTCCCCCGAAgcacgaggacaaggaggacAAGTACCCCAGCCTCCCAAAGCATGATGACGACAATGCCGGCGACTCTCCCAAGGGCGATGAACATGACCACAACGACAACCACACGCCGCCTCAACATGATGACAAGACCAACACCTTCCCCCTGCCTGGGCATGACCATGATGAATCCGACAAGCACGATAAAGACGATTCTGGTCTGCCGCTTGAAGACTTGAAGAAACTCCTAGGTGGCCTTATGTAA
- a CDS encoding Molybdenum cofactor sulfurtransferase (COG:H~EggNog:ENOG503NXCU) codes for MADILDLFPEYVLTGKLDELRAREYGYLDEQGHTYVDYTGAGLPARRQYHAHKARLEGATFGNPHSMNPTSHSATVLVEKTRERVLSYLNASPDEYQVIFTPNATGAAKLVGEAYSFRKSSRLVLTSDNHNSVVGLREFAGRAGAHTNYVPIQQPSLRIATSAVTKALPRRKRFSLGKVSPGRRGLFAYPAQSNFSGVRHPLGWVSLAQERGYDVLLDAAAYLPTCALDLSTVQPDFVIISWYKVFGFPTGVGCLVARHDAMARLKRPYFAGGTVEAATIGVPWHKLSTGPSAYEDGTSNFLSIPDVHVGLDWLSGIGMELIGTRVRCLTGYFLARLSSLEHTNGAPMARIYGPTDLESRGGTVTFNFLDNTGKVVDERLVATESAAAGISLRTGCFCNPGAGEAAFSLSKKRISSIVRAKPTTFAEVWDLSGLPTGGAIRVSFGISSTARDVEYIIAFATKTYLDRTTNTEGLPERTAC; via the coding sequence ATGGCGGACATCCTTGACCTCTTTCCGGAGTACGTCCTGACGGGAAAGCTGGACGAGTTGCGCGCTAGAGAGTACGGATACCTCGACGAGCAAGGTCATACGTACGTCGACTACACTGGAGCCGGGCTTCCTGCGCGCAGGCAGTATCACGCCCACAAGGCTCGACTCGAGGGGGCAACCTTTGGCAACCCACACTCCATGAACCCTACTAGCCACTCCGCGACAGTCCTCGTCGAGAAGACGCGAGAGCGGGTTCTGTCCTACCTGAACGCATCACCTGACGAGTACCAAGTCATCTTCACCCCAAACGCCACCGGGGCGGCAAAGCTAGTTGGCGAAGCTTACTCGTTTCGAAAGAGCTCAAGGCTTGTCTTGACGTCGGATAACCACAACTCTGTCGTCGGCCTCCGTGAGTTTgccggccgagctggagcacACACCAACTACGTACCAATCCAGCAACCAAGTCTGAGGATCGCAACTTCGGCCGTCACCAAGGCTCTGCCGCGCAGAAAGCGCTTCAGCCTAGGTAAAGTGTCTCCTGGTCGTCGGGGGCTCTTTGCATACCCAGCACAGAGCAACTTCAGCGGAGTCCGGCATCCCCTGGGCTGGGTAAGCCTGGCGCAGGAAAGGGGCTACGATGTCCTCCTAGATGCCGCCGCCTATCTTCCCACATGCGCGCTCGACCTGTCTACCGTCCAACCCGACTTCGTCATCATTAGTTGGTACAAGGTCTTTGGCTTCCCGACAGGCGTTGGCTGCCTTGTCGCCAGGCACGACGCGATGGCTCGACTGAAACGGCCCTACTTCGCCGGCGGgaccgtcgaggccgccacgaTCGGAGTGCCGTGGCATAAGTTGTCGACGGGGCCAAGCGCTTACGAAGACGGCACGTCAAACTTTCTATCTATTCCAGACGTCCATGTTGGGCTCGACTGGCTCTCTGGCATCGGCATGGAACTCATCGGCACAAGGGTAAGATGTCTCACAGGATATTTTCTTGCCCGTCTCTCCTCCCTCGAGCACACGAATGGCGCACCCATGGCTAGAATCTATGGACCGACGGACTTGGAGTCTCGTGGCGGCACCGTGACGTTCAACTTTCTCGACAACACTGGAAAAGTCGTGGATGAACGACTAGTGGCAACAGAGTCCGCGGCAGCAGGCATCTCGTTGAGGACTGGCTGCTTTTGCAACCCCGGAGCTGGGGAGGCTGCTTTCAGCCTTAGCAAAAAGAGAATCTCGAGTATTGTTCGCGCGAAGCCGACAACATTTGCCGAAGTCTGGGACTTGTCTGGGCTCccgaccggcggcgccataCGCGTATCATTCGGCATCTCATCAACGGCCCGCGATGTCGAATATATCATTGCCTTTGCAACGAAGACATACTTGGATCGCACGACCAACACGGAAGGGCTACCAGAACGCACGGCCTGTTAG
- a CDS encoding uncharacterized protein (COG:S~SECRETED:SignalP(1-20~SECRETED:cutsite=AWA-RR~SECRETED:prob=0.4037)~EggNog:ENOG502W6QD), translating into MRLSFLAAAAGLVTRATAWARRNPLDTTDQLQLDALAVAINRDNDFTTLRWTARNTIVGALTLRGKLIDELVSKDIDLAVDELVFSAIQKAVKDDPTRSKVYSVNAPPRRIRSLELSVPGGRYSYDNPDCVYRTVPISDRYEYLVHGRRTAPGPSDMTFSLISNPNSRGTVASLLGEDLVVRDDGT; encoded by the coding sequence ATGCGTTTGTCATTCCTggcagccgcggcagggCTTGTGACAAGGGCTACGGCTTGGGCACGACGGAACCCTCTCGACACCACAGACCAGCTTCAGCTCGACGCGCTTGCGGTTGCCATCAATCGTGACAACGACTTTACGACCCTGCGCTGGACAGCACGCAACACAATCGTTGGGGCCCTAACGCTTCGCGGAaagctcatcgacgagttGGTGAGTAAGGATATtgacctggccgtcgacgagctcgtcttCAGCGCCATCCAAAAAGCCGTCAAAGATGACCCGACGCGCTCCAAGGTCTACTCCGTCAatgcgccgccccgacgTATTCGATCGCTCGAACTGTCGGTGCCGGGCGGTCGGTACTCGTATGACAACCCAGATTGCGTCTACCGCACCGTCCCAATCAGCGACCGCTACGAGTATCtggtccacggccgccgaaCGGCCCCGGGGCCGAGCGACATGACTTTCTCACTGATAAGCAATCCGAACTCTCGGGGGACGGTTGCGTCTTTGCTGGGCGAGGACCTTGTCGTTCGAGACGACGGCACGTAG
- a CDS encoding uncharacterized protein (EggNog:ENOG503PC5I~TransMembrane:1 (n27-37c42/43o332-351i)~SECRETED:SignalP(1-42~SECRETED:cutsite=AAA-AP~SECRETED:prob=0.8579)), with product MAETASRRPSSRSSCSSPRARFLCARLLVGFLLLLLLRPAAAAPSTPHDPPPPPPSPSPSPSPSPSPSSSPSPLLPRAPAAAASSNAAAVWATPHDSYSSSVGVLGCKINTDRVAYWPGSVDCTNLCVSLSYQDRQLYLLRIDSSAGAHDISYDAWNYLYTGYSATEKPVSGGAVPMQYETVHPSRCSKLLRTDGSKLPLSASNSINFLTSCLNQTDSWVADNYLLFNILDPVCAWGRDEQCSLDWPDANQPKCSHQLGLAVKYTGAPVFNIRYPSGDKVRAVSDSPGPDSPSSSDDDSTAPSTLVPRLFRQPASLMLLLPPVVAIASNNRGWAQSAACTLLVYGLIIGWLT from the coding sequence atggccgagacagcgtcccgccgcccctcctcccgttCCTCCTGTTCctccccgcgcgcccgcttcttatgcgcccgcctcctcgtcggtttcctcctcctcctccttctgcggcccgctgccgccgcgccgtcgacaccccacgatccgccgccgccgccgccttccccATCGCCTTCCCCATCGCCTTCCCcatcgccatcttcttcgccgtcgccgctgctacCCCGCgctccggccgccgccgcctctagtaacgcggccgccgtctgggCCACGCCTCACGACAGCTACTCGTCCTCagtcggcgtcctcggctgCAAGATCAACACCGACCGCGTCGCCTACTGGCCCGGCTCCGTCGACTGCACCAACCTCTGCGTCTCCCTCTCTTACCAGGACCGCCAGCTGTACCTTTTGCGCATCGACtcctccgccggcgcacACGACATCAGCTACGACGCCTGGAACTACCTCTACACGGGCTACTCGGCCACCGAAAAGCCCGTcagcggcggtgccgtccCCATGCAGTACGAGACGGTTCATCCTTCCAGGTGCAGCAAGCTCCTCCGCACCGACGGCAGCAAACTGCCCCTCAGCGCCTCCAACAGCATCAACTTCCTCACCTCGTGCCTCAACCAGACGGACAGCTGGGTCGCCGACAATTATCTCCTCTTCAACATCCTCGACCCCGTTTGCGCCtggggccgcgacgagcagTGTTCCCTCGACTGGCCCGACGCCAACCAGCCCAAGTGCTCCcaccagctcggccttgCCGTCAAGTACACAGGCGCCCCCGTCTTCAACATCCGCTACCCTTCGGGCGACAAGgtgcgcgccgtctccgacTCGCCCGGCCCCGActccccgtcgtcctctGATGACGACTCCACGGCGCCCAGCACCCTCGTGCCGCGCCTCTTCCGCCAGCCTGCGTCCCTCATGCTCCTGCTGCCCCCCGTCGTGGCTATAGCAAGCAACAACCGCGGCTGGGCCCAGTCTGCCGCCTGCACCCTCCTTGTCTAtggcctcatcatcggcTGGTTGACTTGA